GGGGGGGTCCTGAGCGCCTCGACCCCCACCCTGCACCCGCTGGAGGGCGAGACCCAGCCCctgcggccccgccgcccccccggcctggaggtggtggtggtctCCCGGCCcgagcagcccccggcccccggtCACGATGCGGCCGAGGCGCGGGGGCCGCGGCGCAACCAGAACATCGGCTACAAGCTGGGCCACCGGCGCGCCCTCTTCGAGAAGCGCAAGAGGCTCAGCGACTACGCCCTCATTTTCGGCATGTTCGGCATCGTCGTCATGGTCACGGAGACGGAGCTGTCCTGGGGGGTCTACACCAAGgtgggggggcggcgggggggatGGGGTTCGGGGGGGGGTCTCCGCACCGCGCCCCGCGGGGCTCACGCCGCCCGCTGCCCTCGCAGGAGTCCTCGTACTCGTTTGCACTGAAATGCCTTATCAGCCTCTCCACCGTCATCCTCCTGGGGCTCATCGTCATGTACCACGCCAGGGAGATCCAGGTGAGGGGCACCCGCGGGTGGCTGCGCACTGGGGGTCTCGCCACCCCCCTGCCGCCCTCCcagcgccccgctccccgcagctCTTCATGGTGGACAACGGCGCCGACGACTGGCGCATCGCCATGACCTACGAGCGCATCTTCTTCATCGCCCTGGAGCTGATCGTCTGCGCCATCCACCCCATCCCCGGGCAGTACCTGTTCACCTGGACGGCGCGGCTCGCCTTCACCTACGCCGCCTCGGTGGCCGACGCCGACGTGGACATCATCCTCTCCATCCCCATGTTCCTGCGGCTCTACCTGATCGGGCGCGTcatgctgctgcacagcaagcTCTTCACCGACGCCTCCTCCCGCAGCATCGGCGCCCTCAACAAGATCAACTTCAACACCCGCTTCGTCATGAAGACCCTCATGACCATCTGCCCCGGCACCGTGCTGCTGGTCTTCAGCATCTCCTCCTGGATCATCGCCGCCTGGACCGTCCGCGTCTGCGAGAggtaaggggggggggggggggggggggccggggggggccggcgggggccctgggggggggcgcggggctggggcgcAGCTGAGGACGCACGGAGCTGACCTGGGGGGGCTACGGGGGGAGCACCCGGAGAAGAGGTCCCTGGATGTCTTCGCCGGATCCTCGTGCCTCGGGTGCGGTGGGAGGTGGCCGTGGTGCTTTGCCGGAGCCGCGGTTGTTTGCCAGGAGGATGCCGGAGCCCCGGTGGGGAGGACGCCGTCCCCGCGCGTCCCCAGGGGATGATGCGGGACCCCGTTACCGCTGATGGGGCGGGGGTCTCGGGGCTGGGATGTGGCACGTGCTCCTCAGCTGCGCCCGGCCGGGGTTGGGCTGCGCTCGCCCGTCCCCGCGCTCGCCTTCCTCGGCCGCTTCTCCTCGCCCCGGGACCTCGCATTAACTGCtcttgttttccctctctgacCGCTCTGCTGCTCGCAGGGACAAACTGTGAGTCACCCCAGGAACCGAGAGCCGCGTCCTGCACGGGACgttcccccctcaccccccctgccccccccgccccaggcTTGTGCTACTCAGAATTTAGGATTAGCTGCAGCCGGCGGGTTGGGGAGGGGGGTACAGGAGGGGGCACCCGGGCCAGAACAAAAATCCCACAGACCTGGAAAGGGGCCGGAGCCTTTTCCACTTGGAACCTCAGCAGCTGCTCGttgccccccctccccgtgcccccagctGGGACGGATGCggtgcccagggctggctgcagccgcGCTTTGAACGCTCGGGGGGGGTCCCGTGGGGATGGGGGTGTGGAACAACCCCTTTCTGCCCCCCTTTCTGGTGGGTGCGTTTGCTGCAGACCCCCCCGCGGGTCCCTGGGGTGGCCCCGGGGCTCCCGGTTTTGTTCCCGGAGCCGAGCTGAGCAGCGGAGCCGAGCCAAAGCAGCCGGGAAGGAGCCCCTGCACCCGTTTTATTTCCAGATGGGGGCCGAAACATCTCCAAAGGGTTTGTGCTCGGCTCCGAGCATTCCCCATCGCTCAGCGTTTCCTCT
Above is a window of Oxyura jamaicensis isolate SHBP4307 breed ruddy duck chromosome 28 unlocalized genomic scaffold, BPBGC_Ojam_1.0 oxy28_random_OJ72943, whole genome shotgun sequence DNA encoding:
- the KCNN1 gene encoding small conductance calcium-activated potassium channel protein 1, translated to MSGCRSNGGVLSASTPTLHPLEGETQPLRPRRPPGLEVVVVSRPEQPPAPGHDAAEARGPRRNQNIGYKLGHRRALFEKRKRLSDYALIFGMFGIVVMVTETELSWGVYTKESSYSFALKCLISLSTVILLGLIVMYHAREIQLFMVDNGADDWRIAMTYERIFFIALELIVCAIHPIPGQYLFTWTARLAFTYAASVADADVDIILSIPMFLRLYLIGRVMLLHSKLFTDASSRSIGALNKINFNTRFVMKTLMTICPGTVLLVFSISSWIIAAWTVRVCERDKLYHDKQEVTSNFLGAMWLISITFLSIGYGDMVPHTYCGKGVCLLTGIMGAGCTALVVAVVARKLELTKAEKHVHNFMMDTQLTKRVKNAAANVLRETWLIYKHTKLVKKIDHAKVRKHQRKFLQAIHQAQKLRSVKMEQRKLNDQANTLVDLAKTQNIMYDMVSELQERNEDLEKRIGALESKLEALGLSLLALPGLVSQAIGQQQRELLGSWAPRLCSATAPC